One region of Bacteroidota bacterium genomic DNA includes:
- a CDS encoding phosphoheptose isomerase, whose translation MGTIYPLVEAEENGKKISPQLPENIKNFLIDIDGTVCEDIPNEEPWRMHDAAVFPDALVTVNKWYEEGHVITFFTSRLEEHREVTEEWLLKNGFRFHGLIMGKPRGGNYHWIDNHIVRATRYEGKFTDLTEREVTIQVFEK comes from the coding sequence ATGGGAACCATTTATCCGCTGGTGGAAGCAGAAGAAAACGGCAAAAAAATAAGTCCGCAGCTTCCTGAAAATATCAAAAATTTCCTCATCGACATTGATGGTACGGTTTGCGAAGACATACCCAATGAAGAACCCTGGCGCATGCATGATGCCGCTGTTTTTCCGGATGCGCTTGTAACCGTAAACAAATGGTATGAAGAAGGCCACGTGATTACCTTCTTTACCTCACGTCTTGAAGAACACCGTGAAGTAACTGAAGAATGGCTGCTGAAAAACGGTTTCCGTTTTCACGGACTGATAATGGGTAAGCCGCGCGGAGGAAATTATCACTGGATCGACAATCACATTGTGCGCGCCACACGCTATGAAGGTAAGTTCACGGATCTTACTGAGCGAGAAGTAACCATTCAGGTATTCGAAAAATAA
- a CDS encoding (Fe-S)-binding protein, which translates to MANEPLHVPTMADFAARGETPEILFWVGCAGSFDDRARKITKAIVRILNHVGMKFAVLGTEESCTGDPAKRAGNEFLFQIQAMNNITVLNGYGVTKIVTGCPHCFNTIKNEYPELGGTYEVIHHTQLVQQLIDSGKLKVQGGEFKGKKITFHDPCYLGRANGEYEAPRRVIEKLDAALSEMKRSRANGFCCGAGGAQMFKEAEKGNKEVNVERSEEALELQPDVIAVGCPFCMTMMTDGVKHFNKEDKTKVLDVAELIAQANDL; encoded by the coding sequence ATGGCAAACGAACCGCTGCATGTGCCCACCATGGCCGATTTCGCGGCCCGGGGCGAAACTCCGGAAATTCTGTTCTGGGTAGGCTGCGCCGGAAGTTTCGACGACCGCGCCCGTAAAATTACCAAAGCCATTGTACGCATTCTGAACCATGTGGGGATGAAGTTTGCCGTGCTGGGTACCGAAGAATCCTGCACGGGCGATCCGGCTAAACGCGCCGGAAACGAGTTTCTGTTTCAGATACAGGCCATGAACAACATTACGGTGCTCAACGGTTATGGCGTAACCAAAATTGTAACCGGTTGCCCGCACTGTTTCAACACCATTAAAAACGAATATCCTGAGCTGGGCGGCACTTACGAAGTGATTCACCACACACAGCTGGTGCAGCAACTTATAGACAGTGGCAAGCTGAAAGTGCAGGGCGGCGAGTTTAAAGGCAAGAAAATTACCTTTCACGATCCCTGCTACCTGGGCCGCGCCAATGGCGAATACGAAGCACCACGCCGCGTAATTGAAAAACTGGATGCCGCGCTGAGCGAAATGAAACGCAGCCGCGCAAATGGTTTTTGCTGCGGTGCCGGAGGGGCACAAATGTTTAAGGAAGCCGAAAAAGGCAACAAGGAAGTAAACGTGGAACGCAGCGAGGAAGCACTGGAACTCCAGCCCGATGTGATTGCCGTAGGCTGCCCGTTTTGCATGACCATGATGACTGACGGTGTGAAGCACTTTAATAAGGAAGATAAAACCAAAGTGCTGGATGTGGCTGAGCTGATTGCACAGGCGAATGACCTTTAA
- a CDS encoding ABC transporter ATPase: protein MNHLNDMPQHSRIWIYQAARELSVVEIAETMTKSAAFLAEWTSHGSKMKAAVDVMHKRFIIVAVDEQAAAASGCGIDKSVRFMQELEKQLGVALFDRMQVAYQNAQGEIAAAKMAEFEQLAAEGRVNANTLVFNNMIQTLSELHAGWLVPAHASWHARLIPAL from the coding sequence ATGAATCATTTAAACGATATGCCGCAGCACAGCCGTATCTGGATTTACCAGGCGGCGCGGGAACTGAGTGTGGTGGAGATTGCGGAGACGATGACAAAGTCAGCCGCATTTCTGGCTGAGTGGACATCGCACGGAAGCAAGATGAAGGCGGCGGTTGACGTGATGCACAAGCGGTTTATTATTGTGGCGGTTGATGAGCAGGCGGCTGCGGCAAGCGGTTGCGGTATTGACAAATCGGTGCGGTTTATGCAGGAACTGGAAAAGCAGCTCGGCGTGGCTTTGTTTGATCGGATGCAGGTGGCTTACCAGAACGCGCAGGGCGAAATTGCGGCTGCGAAGATGGCCGAGTTTGAGCAGCTTGCCGCCGAAGGCCGTGTGAATGCCAATACACTTGTGTTTAACAACATGATTCAGACGCTGTCTGAACTGCACGCAGGCTGGCTGGTGCCAGCACACGCAAGCTGGCATGCGCGACTGATTCCGGCGTTGTGA
- a CDS encoding peptide MFS transporter — protein sequence MTTTEKLRHPAGLPFLFFSEMWERFGYYLIIGIFTQYLEASDKEGGFGMSTTESADIYGTFIALVFLTPFVGGLLADRIMGYRKSIVVGGLLMGAGYCLLAVNGMFAFWTALVLIIIGNGFFKPNISTLLGNLYNEKKYASLKDSGYSIFYMGINIGACICNFFAASLRNHYGWGAAFMCAGIGMFLGVLIFVAGNRHYKHADVLKPVQQGDMSMMQIMGTTIMPAILAGILGWMIPGNIFGSDSTDAFLIGALPVVGFYVATYARSNANEKKPVGAMLAIFAVVVIFWAVFKQNGTALTTWANKYTDREMPAAVAKPLDWLGFAKKISSKPDTITLTDAHFRKQYEKDAAGKVVMIYPKGKDGKPDLTQEQKPKEKKVVAQNDYFKNLPPEKMPPPGQPVVTLNTEIFQSVNPSWVVILTFPIVALFAWLARRRKEPSTASKIALGLFISGLSTLVMVAAVYAGSNGAVKVSPWWLIGAYGVVTVGELCLSPMGLSLVSKLSPARITALMMGGWFLATSLGNKLSGVLASMWDSYDNKAYFFLVNFGLLIFATLIMLFMLKRLNAILKQYS from the coding sequence ATGACAACAACTGAAAAGCTCAGACATCCTGCCGGGCTTCCCTTTCTCTTTTTTTCGGAAATGTGGGAACGCTTCGGATATTATCTCATCATTGGCATTTTTACACAATACCTTGAAGCATCCGACAAAGAAGGCGGTTTTGGCATGTCCACCACCGAATCGGCCGATATATATGGAACGTTCATTGCGCTGGTATTTTTAACACCGTTTGTGGGCGGCCTGCTTGCCGACCGTATTATGGGTTACCGCAAATCAATTGTAGTAGGTGGTTTGCTCATGGGTGCAGGCTACTGTTTGCTGGCGGTAAACGGCATGTTTGCATTCTGGACGGCCCTGGTGCTTATCATCATCGGCAACGGATTTTTCAAGCCCAATATTTCCACATTGCTTGGCAACTTGTATAACGAGAAAAAATACGCGTCGCTGAAAGATTCGGGCTACAGTATTTTTTACATGGGAATAAATATTGGCGCCTGCATCTGCAATTTCTTTGCAGCCTCGTTGCGCAACCACTATGGCTGGGGCGCTGCGTTTATGTGTGCGGGCATTGGCATGTTTCTGGGCGTACTGATTTTTGTGGCCGGTAACCGCCACTACAAACATGCCGATGTACTCAAGCCCGTTCAGCAGGGCGATATGAGCATGATGCAAATTATGGGCACCACCATTATGCCCGCCATTTTGGCCGGTATTCTGGGCTGGATGATTCCGGGCAATATCTTCGGCAGCGATTCAACCGATGCATTTCTTATTGGCGCCCTGCCGGTAGTTGGCTTTTATGTGGCCACTTACGCGCGCAGCAATGCCAACGAGAAAAAACCCGTGGGCGCCATGCTCGCCATTTTTGCCGTAGTGGTTATTTTCTGGGCCGTGTTCAAACAAAACGGCACCGCACTCACCACCTGGGCCAATAAATATACCGACCGCGAAATGCCCGCTGCCGTAGCCAAACCGCTCGACTGGCTGGGCTTTGCCAAAAAAATCAGTTCCAAGCCCGATACCATTACACTTACCGATGCGCATTTCCGCAAGCAGTATGAAAAAGATGCGGCCGGTAAAGTAGTAATGATCTATCCCAAAGGCAAAGACGGCAAACCCGATCTCACCCAAGAACAAAAGCCCAAAGAGAAAAAAGTGGTGGCCCAAAACGACTACTTCAAAAACCTTCCGCCCGAAAAAATGCCCCCTCCCGGCCAACCGGTAGTAACACTTAACACCGAAATCTTCCAGTCGGTAAACCCCAGCTGGGTGGTTATTCTCACCTTCCCTATCGTAGCCTTGTTTGCCTGGCTGGCACGCCGGCGCAAAGAACCCAGCACCGCTTCAAAAATTGCACTCGGCCTTTTCATCAGCGGACTTTCCACGTTAGTAATGGTAGCCGCTGTGTATGCAGGAAGCAACGGCGCAGTGAAAGTAAGTCCGTGGTGGCTCATTGGTGCTTACGGCGTAGTAACCGTGGGCGAGCTTTGCCTCAGTCCAATGGGGCTTTCGCTGGTTTCAAAACTAAGTCCGGCGCGCATTACAGCGTTAATGATGGGCGGCTGGTTCCTCGCCACTTCGCTTGGCAACAAACTTTCGGGCGTGCTGGCCTCCATGTGGGACAGCTATGATAACAAAGCGTATTTCTTCCTGGTTAATTTCGGGCTGCTTATTTTTGCCACGCTTATTATGTTGTTTATGCTCAAACGGCTCAACGCCATTCTCAAACAATATTCCTGA